GTGCGGCGGCTGCTCATCACCTTGTTGGCGGATGGCCATCTTTTGGTGGAAGGCGCCCCCGGTCTCGCCAAGACCCGGGCCGTCAAGGAGCTGGCCGCAGGGGTTGAAGGGGATTTCCATCGGATTCAGTTTACCCCGGATCTTCTGCCAGCCGATCTGGTGGGCACCGATGTCTTTCGTCCCGAGGAGGGCACCTTCCGGTTTCATGCCGGTCCCATCTTTCACAACCTCCTACTGGCCGACGAAATCAACCGGGCCCCCGCCAAGGTGCAATCCGCCCTGCTGGAGGCCATGGCCGAGCGGCAGGTCACCGTGGGGAGCGTTACCCACACGCTACCCAAACTTTTCCTGGTGATGGCAACTCAAAATCCCATCGAGCAGGAGGGCACCTTTCCCCTCCCCGAGGCCCAGCTGGATCGATTCCTGATGTTTGCCCGGGTCGATTATCCCGATGCCAGGGCCGAAAGCGAAATCCTGCGCCTGGCCCGCAACGAAGCCCGGGAAAATCCCCAAGCCACCCCCTCCCCGCCCCAAATCACCCAGGCCGATCTTTTCGTCGCCCGGGAAGAGGTGCGGGAAGTACACATGAGCGGGCCCCTGGAGGAATATCTGATTCAGCTGGTATTGGCCACCCGCAACCCGGTTCCCCTGGGTGAGGAGCTTTCCGGTTGGGTACGGTTTGGAGCCAGCCCCCGTGCCACCATCGCCCTGGATCTCTGCGCCCGGGGTCGCGCCTGGCTTGCGGGGCGGGATTATGTTTCTCCAGAGGATATCCATGCCGTTGCCCCGGATGTATTACGTCATCGGGTGTTGCTCTCCTTCGAAGCCGAAGCCGAGGGAATCACCCCGGATCGGTTTATCGCCGAACTGCTGGCTCGGCTTGCCGTACCCTGATTGGGTGTGTCGTCAGTCATTTTTTTGTCTATGGAGATCCCAGTGAGCGGACAAATCATTTGAACGCCACCGCCTCACCCCCCAGGAACCCATGAACCCCTTGCCGACCCCCAATCAGGATAGCCCGGAATCCGGGGTAACGGTCTCTTTGGCCGCCCTTATCCGTCTGCGGTTTCAAGCCATTTCATCTGGTTTTCAGGGGCGAAAAAAGGTCCACAGCGCTTTGATCGGTGGCTTCGCTTCTCCCTTTCGGGGGCGGGGCATGGAGTTCGAAGAGGTGCGGGCCTATCAGCCGGGGGATGACATTCGCAACATGGATTGGCGGGTCACCGCCCGCACCGGCAAGCCCCACACCAAGCTCTTTCGCCAGGAGCGGGAGCGGCCTGTCTATTTTTTGGTGGATCTCAACCCCTCCATGGCCTTCGGCACCCGGGTGGCATTCAAGTCGGTCGTGGCTGCCCGGATTGCTGCTCTGCTGGCTTGGAGTGTCGCTCGCAAGGGAGATCGGGTGGGGGGGTTGATCTTTACCGATCAAGGCCATTGGGAATCCCGGCCCGCTTCCGGCAAGCGGGGGGTGCTGCCCCTGCTGGGAAAAATATGTCAGCACCTACCCAAACCCGGGGCGTTTCTCGATACCCCCCTCTCCCTGGTTCAGCCCCTGGCCCGTCTGCAACGGGTCACCCGGCCCGGCTCGTTGATTTTTATCATCAGTGACTTTTTGGCCCTCGATACCGAAGCCCTGCATCGGATGAGTGATCTGGCCCGACACAACGATGTGGTGGCGATCCAGCTTCACGATCCCCTGGAAGCGGAGCTACCCCCTTCCGGGCGGTTCGCCTTTGGGGATGGGGAGCGGGTTTTGAACCTGGATGTGGGTGATGCCCGGGTGCGGGAAGGGCATCGACGTCGCTTTCAAACCCATGGAGAGCATCTGGCGGCGGCGTGTGGCAAGCGCAACGTTTTTTTTCTCTCCCTCGCCACCGATGCCCCTCTGCCCGAGGCGCTCTTCCGGGAGCTGAGGCCACTCACGGGGCGGCGGTCATGATCCCCTCCCCTCCTCCCCCCTCTCTGCCCATGGCTCCGGTTCCGGGTACAGCCCCCATGGCGACTCAGCTGCCTGGGGAGCTGCTGGCGCAATTGCGGGATATCCATATGCCGCCACCGGTCTCTGACTGGCCACCGGCGTTTGGTTGGTGGGGGGTGCTGGGTTTATTGTTGTTGCTGGCTCTGGGGGGGATGCTCTGGCGGCGGCATTGGAATCGACGGCGACCTGTTCGGGAGGCGTTGGTGGCCCTTGACGAACTATTGGTTTCATACGGTCGTGATGGGGATGGGGGTCGCTTTGTTCGGGGGCTTTCGATATTGTTAAAACGCGTCGCCCTGGCGGTGCATGGTCGGGAGCGGGTGGCGGCTCTGAATGGGGCGGCGTGGCTCGCTTTTTTGGATCAGACCGGTGGCCGGGGGGGCTTTTCCGAGGGGGTGGGGCAGGTACTGGCTGTGGGCCCCTACCGTCCTGGCGAAGCGGTCGAAGTGATCCCTCTGGCGGAGTTGGCCCGGAGTTGGATCCGACAAGCCAAACCTCCTCGCCCTTCCCCTTCCTCCTCCCCCTCCTCCAGGTCTGCCGGTTTTTGGCGGTTTGTCCCTGTTGCCAGGGTTTTTGGGAGGGGTGGTTAGAATCATGGAATCCGGTTTTCAGATTGCTTGGCCCTGGATG
The Magnetococcales bacterium genome window above contains:
- a CDS encoding DUF4381 domain-containing protein, coding for MIPSPPPPSLPMAPVPGTAPMATQLPGELLAQLRDIHMPPPVSDWPPAFGWWGVLGLLLLLALGGMLWRRHWNRRRPVREALVALDELLVSYGRDGDGGRFVRGLSILLKRVALAVHGRERVAALNGAAWLAFLDQTGGRGGFSEGVGQVLAVGPYRPGEAVEVIPLAELARSWIRQAKPPRPSPSSSPSSRSAGFWRFVPVARVFGRGG
- a CDS encoding DUF58 domain-containing protein, coding for MNPLPTPNQDSPESGVTVSLAALIRLRFQAISSGFQGRKKVHSALIGGFASPFRGRGMEFEEVRAYQPGDDIRNMDWRVTARTGKPHTKLFRQERERPVYFLVDLNPSMAFGTRVAFKSVVAARIAALLAWSVARKGDRVGGLIFTDQGHWESRPASGKRGVLPLLGKICQHLPKPGAFLDTPLSLVQPLARLQRVTRPGSLIFIISDFLALDTEALHRMSDLARHNDVVAIQLHDPLEAELPPSGRFAFGDGERVLNLDVGDARVREGHRRRFQTHGEHLAAACGKRNVFFLSLATDAPLPEALFRELRPLTGRRS
- a CDS encoding MoxR family ATPase yields the protein MSTHPKIKALETYLNQRIIGQEALVRRLLITLLADGHLLVEGAPGLAKTRAVKELAAGVEGDFHRIQFTPDLLPADLVGTDVFRPEEGTFRFHAGPIFHNLLLADEINRAPAKVQSALLEAMAERQVTVGSVTHTLPKLFLVMATQNPIEQEGTFPLPEAQLDRFLMFARVDYPDARAESEILRLARNEARENPQATPSPPQITQADLFVAREEVREVHMSGPLEEYLIQLVLATRNPVPLGEELSGWVRFGASPRATIALDLCARGRAWLAGRDYVSPEDIHAVAPDVLRHRVLLSFEAEAEGITPDRFIAELLARLAVP